One genomic segment of Methanothermobacter wolfeii includes these proteins:
- a CDS encoding STAS-like domain-containing protein codes for MENKTERIIIKNFINKTLGFRDSAVYLFKEINKLEVENVELDFKGVEFMSRSFAHEYLTQKSRSTKNIIEKNQKPSIERMLDAVENSFNRPNKIKVHPVKESPLILI; via the coding sequence ATGGAAAATAAAACTGAGAGAATAATAATAAAGAATTTTATTAATAAGACTCTAGGTTTTAGGGATTCTGCAGTTTATCTCTTTAAGGAAATAAATAAATTAGAAGTGGAAAATGTGGAATTAGATTTCAAAGGCGTGGAATTTATGAGCAGATCATTTGCTCATGAATATCTCACACAGAAATCAAGATCAACAAAAAATATCATCGAAAAGAACCAGAAGCCTTCAATAGAGAGAATGTTAGATGCTGTTGAGAATTCTTTTAATAGACCCAATAAAATTAAGGTACACCCCGTTAAGGAATCACCCCTCATTCTAATTTAA
- a CDS encoding PIN domain-containing protein, translated as MKILVDTNILIYREDQKVLGRDLQRLLKLINKRKGFEIVVHPLSIKELHKDKNEKRRKIVLSKIETYTIIRDPPRFEEDEEFCEKLGKDLNKLKDNDYVDISLLYLLSKDHVDLLITEDQRLLGKAALFNLEDRLLSVKKALDILDFKPPKTPPLIKQTKANMLNFEDKIFDGLRKEYPDFDDWLKKIKREGRDVLFYEKDDGSYGALLIYKEEEEPIPLDNDQLPLKRRLKLSTLIVTETGYKVGEFFIRWSLHYALKNNFEEVYLTHYTKEDDYLVKLISEYGFEKVGSKKRYGNPQPEDVFLKSLITEGKPVSTAEIKKCYPKFYDGPDVKKFLVPIKGEYHDKLFIETYNRQTSLLETYSFLVEGNSIKKIYLSNSKIKKLAPGDILIFYKSRKKTISCVGVVVDVKRDFDNLENLRNYVWKRAVFYEEEDLKNFVQGQAISFIFIGCFNEFPLSKVGEPYPQSIKQISHKTYLRIKEEWENESFTFS; from the coding sequence ATGAAAATCCTTGTGGACACTAATATTTTGATTTACAGGGAAGATCAGAAAGTTCTTGGGAGGGATCTGCAAAGACTTTTAAAGCTTATAAATAAAAGGAAAGGCTTCGAAATCGTCGTTCACCCTCTTTCTATAAAGGAGCTCCACAAAGATAAGAATGAAAAACGTCGAAAAATTGTTCTCTCCAAAATTGAAACCTATACAATCATTAGAGATCCGCCAAGATTTGAAGAAGATGAAGAGTTTTGTGAGAAGTTAGGTAAAGATCTTAATAAACTTAAAGATAATGACTATGTTGATATTTCATTACTTTATTTGCTGTCAAAGGATCATGTTGACCTTTTAATAACTGAAGATCAACGCCTTTTGGGAAAAGCCGCTCTTTTCAACCTAGAAGATAGGCTCTTGAGTGTTAAAAAGGCGTTAGACATCCTAGACTTTAAACCCCCAAAAACCCCTCCTCTTATTAAGCAGACTAAAGCGAACATGTTAAATTTTGAAGATAAAATTTTTGATGGCCTGCGAAAAGAGTATCCAGATTTTGATGACTGGCTTAAGAAAATAAAGAGAGAAGGTAGGGATGTTCTATTCTATGAAAAAGACGATGGATCTTATGGGGCTTTACTAATTTATAAAGAAGAGGAGGAACCAATACCTCTAGATAATGACCAGTTACCACTAAAAAGAAGATTGAAGCTCTCAACTTTAATTGTAACAGAAACAGGGTATAAAGTAGGGGAATTCTTTATTCGTTGGTCATTGCATTATGCCTTGAAAAACAATTTCGAAGAAGTTTATTTGACTCACTACACTAAAGAAGATGACTATCTTGTTAAGTTGATATCCGAATATGGATTCGAGAAAGTAGGATCTAAAAAAAGGTATGGTAATCCCCAACCTGAGGATGTTTTTCTTAAGTCATTGATCACTGAGGGTAAACCAGTATCTACAGCAGAAATTAAAAAATGTTATCCAAAATTTTATGATGGTCCAGATGTTAAAAAATTTTTGGTCCCGATAAAAGGGGAGTACCACGATAAATTATTTATTGAGACTTATAATAGACAAACTTCATTATTAGAAACATACAGTTTTCTTGTTGAAGGCAATTCCATAAAAAAAATATATCTTTCTAACTCTAAGATAAAAAAATTGGCCCCAGGGGATATATTAATTTTTTACAAATCGAGGAAAAAAACGATTTCATGTGTCGGGGTTGTTGTGGATGTTAAGCGAGATTTTGATAATTTAGAAAATCTAAGGAATTATGTATGGAAAAGAGCAGTATTCTATGAAGAAGAAGACCTTAAAAATTTTGTGCAAGGTCAGGCAATTTCATTTATATTCATTGGCTGTTTTAACGAATTTCCGTTATCAAAAGTCGGGGAACCATACCCTCAATCAATCAAACAGATAAGCCATAAGACCTATTTAAGAATTAAGGAGGAGTGGGAAAATGAAAGTTTTACTTTCAGTTAA